The following coding sequences are from one Streptomyces venezuelae window:
- a CDS encoding CopD family protein, with protein MPSVGRAVAVLVLVAVAALVSLLGPSAALHDTGEARAPGTGGITFLRAVLFSALCVQLGEVFAVRLVRRVPGAPLDRVPGSWSAYAAWAGCVAALGLATVVANGNLVPRELSDLDIGRLYDTRDGRLALLEVNAFVVAALLARSRRPAGAALPLAAVIVAEALRAHPPVEDSPLLGSGLTLVHLTCGALWAGGLLHVLRVLCRWRTSSPEQAVAVLGLYARVAAVLFAAITVTGVCSTLRRMPADTVVDQLTGTAYGRTLLAKVLLVLVVAVLAALARRRLRGAGDRASAYVPARGEVVALGVVVVLSALLTAVPVPIRW; from the coding sequence ATGCCCTCCGTCGGCCGGGCCGTGGCCGTGCTCGTCCTCGTGGCCGTCGCCGCGCTGGTCTCCCTGCTCGGCCCTTCGGCGGCGCTGCACGACACCGGCGAGGCCCGCGCGCCCGGCACCGGCGGGATCACGTTCCTGCGGGCGGTCCTGTTCTCCGCCCTGTGCGTGCAGTTGGGCGAGGTGTTCGCCGTGCGGCTCGTGCGCCGGGTCCCGGGGGCGCCGCTCGACCGGGTGCCGGGCAGCTGGTCGGCGTACGCCGCGTGGGCGGGGTGCGTCGCGGCGCTGGGGCTCGCGACCGTCGTGGCGAACGGGAACCTGGTCCCGCGGGAGCTCTCGGACCTGGACATCGGGCGGCTGTACGACACCCGGGACGGGCGTCTCGCCCTCCTGGAGGTCAACGCGTTCGTCGTGGCCGCGCTGTTGGCACGCTCCCGGCGCCCGGCAGGCGCGGCACTCCCGCTGGCCGCGGTGATCGTCGCGGAGGCGTTGCGGGCCCACCCCCCGGTGGAGGACTCCCCTCTGCTGGGCAGCGGCCTCACGCTCGTCCACCTCACCTGCGGCGCGCTGTGGGCGGGCGGACTGCTGCACGTCCTGCGCGTCCTGTGCCGCTGGCGGACGTCCTCTCCGGAGCAGGCCGTCGCGGTACTGGGGCTCTACGCGCGCGTGGCCGCCGTCCTGTTCGCCGCGATCACCGTGACCGGGGTGTGCAGCACGCTGCGCCGGATGCCCGCGGACACGGTCGTCGACCAGCTCACCGGGACGGCCTACGGCCGCACTCTGCTCGCCAAGGTGCTGCTCGTCCTGGTCGTCGCGGTGCTCGCGGCGCTGGCCCGTCGTCGGCTGCGCGGCGCCGGGGACCGCGCATCGGCCTACGTTCCCGCGCGCGGGGAGGTGGTCGCACTGGGGGTCGTGGTCGTCCTCTCGGCGCTGCTCACCGCGGTGCCGGTACCGATTCGCTGGTGA
- a CDS encoding lysoplasmalogenase, with amino-acid sequence MTRRPAPRTVLGAFGVAALGDLLALLADFGPGHAVCKPLLMPLLAAYVALRNGPRLLIAALLFGWGGDTFLLFDAEPAFLAGMGSFAAGHVCYLVLFRRYGTRAPRARGAGLVAAYALALIGTVALLWPDLPADMRGPVAGYSLLLTAMAFGATALGPAAAAGGALFLLSDTLIATGVAEWPQLPRPDFAIMLTYIAAQFLLAEGVLTAHQRIGTGTAVSSAERTTTTPSATTSPRAGT; translated from the coding sequence GTGACGCGAAGGCCCGCCCCGCGGACGGTCCTCGGCGCCTTCGGCGTCGCCGCGCTCGGCGACCTCCTCGCGCTCCTCGCGGACTTCGGGCCCGGCCACGCCGTCTGCAAGCCGCTGCTCATGCCGCTCCTCGCGGCGTACGTCGCCCTGCGGAACGGGCCCCGGCTGCTGATCGCCGCCCTCCTCTTCGGGTGGGGCGGCGACACCTTCCTGCTCTTCGACGCCGAGCCCGCCTTCCTCGCGGGGATGGGCTCCTTCGCCGCCGGGCACGTCTGCTACCTCGTGCTCTTCAGGCGGTACGGGACACGGGCCCCACGCGCGCGTGGAGCCGGACTCGTCGCCGCGTACGCCCTCGCGCTCATCGGTACCGTCGCGCTGCTCTGGCCCGACCTGCCCGCCGACATGCGGGGGCCCGTCGCGGGCTACAGCCTGCTGCTCACCGCCATGGCGTTCGGCGCCACCGCGCTCGGTCCCGCGGCGGCCGCGGGAGGGGCGCTCTTCCTGCTCTCGGACACCCTCATCGCGACCGGCGTGGCCGAGTGGCCCCAGCTGCCCCGGCCCGACTTCGCGATCATGCTCACGTACATCGCGGCCCAGTTCCTGCTCGCCGAAGGGGTTCTGACCGCTCACCAGCGAATCGGTACCGGCACCGCGGTGAGCAGCGCCGAGAGGACGACCACGACCCCCAGTGCGACCACCTCCCCGCGCGCGGGAACGTAG
- a CDS encoding sterol desaturase family protein, with product MSPNLPDVVLWSIPAFVLLTVVEIVSHRIHPDEDAAGYETKDAATSITMGLGSLVFDFLWKIPIVAVYSGVYALTPLRVPVLWWTIPLMLLAQDFFYYWSHRGHHVIRVLWACHVVHHSSEKFNFTTALRQPWTSLTVWPFYLPLIACGVHPAALAFCSSANLVYQFWIHTERIGKLPRPIEYVFNTPSHHRVHHASQGGYLDRNFGGILIVWDRVFGSWVAETDRPVYGLTKNIHTYNPLRVATHEYAAIARDLKAATGWRERAGRVFRGPGWQPAPAEVPAAPEAAPAALPASDTPVPERAA from the coding sequence ATGTCCCCGAACCTGCCCGATGTCGTGCTGTGGTCCATCCCGGCCTTCGTGCTGCTCACCGTCGTCGAGATCGTGAGCCACCGGATCCATCCCGACGAGGATGCCGCGGGGTACGAGACCAAGGACGCCGCGACCAGCATCACCATGGGGCTCGGCAGCCTCGTCTTCGACTTCCTGTGGAAGATCCCCATCGTCGCGGTCTACTCGGGCGTCTACGCGCTGACGCCGCTGCGCGTGCCCGTCCTGTGGTGGACGATCCCCCTGATGCTCCTCGCGCAGGACTTCTTCTACTACTGGTCGCACCGCGGCCACCACGTCATCCGTGTCCTGTGGGCCTGCCACGTGGTGCACCACTCCAGCGAGAAGTTCAACTTCACCACCGCGCTCCGCCAGCCCTGGACGAGCCTGACCGTGTGGCCCTTCTACCTGCCGCTGATCGCCTGCGGCGTCCACCCGGCGGCGCTCGCGTTCTGCTCGTCGGCCAACCTCGTCTACCAGTTCTGGATCCACACCGAGCGCATCGGGAAGCTCCCCCGCCCCATCGAGTACGTCTTCAACACGCCCTCGCACCACCGCGTGCACCACGCGTCCCAGGGCGGCTACCTCGACCGCAACTTCGGCGGCATCCTCATCGTCTGGGACCGCGTGTTCGGCTCCTGGGTCGCCGAGACCGACCGCCCCGTGTACGGCCTCACGAAGAACATCCACACGTACAACCCGCTGCGCGTGGCGACCCACGAGTACGCCGCCATCGCCAGGGACCTGAAGGCGGCGACCGGCTGGCGCGAACGGGCGGGACGCGTCTTCCGCGGCCCCGGCTGGCAGCCGGCGCCCGCCGAAGTACCGGCAGCCCCCGAGGCGGCCCCGGCCGCCCTGCCCGCCTCCGACACCCCCGTCCCGGAGCGCGCCGCGTGA